Below is a genomic region from Streptosporangium album.
CGCTGTCGCTCTACTCCCCGCGCACGAAGAAGATGGACACCTACCGGCCGGTCGTGGAGCGGCAGAGCCTGTACGCCGTCACCTGCCGGGCCGGGATCGCCTACCTCGGCACCAACATCCAGGAGGGCCTCGGCCTGCCGCCGGTCACCACGACCGCCCGGCTGGCCGCCTTCGACCTGCGCTCGCGCAAACTGCTGTGGCAGCTCGAACCCGTGCCGGGCGCGAAGGTCATCCCGGGTCTGGCACACACGCCTCTGGCCGTGTACGGCGTGACCGGCACCGGGATCCTGTTCGAGTACGACCTGCTGCGCCGCAAGGTCACCCGCACCGTGCAGGCCGGTTCGAAGGGCAGCGATCTGCTCGTGTCCGGACTGGTCGCCTACACCACCGACGGCGACGCGATCTACAAGATCGACCTCGTGACGTTCGCGGTGAAGACGATCGCCTCCGGCCTGGCGGGCGAGTGGTTCGGCGGCGAGCCGAAGCTGGCCCTCGACCCCTCGCGCCGGGCCCTGTACGGCGTGCGCGGCCGCGACCTGGTCCGGATCTCCGTCACCGGACGGCGCTGACCAGAGCCGGGTGCTCGCGGACCCCCGCCCGCGAGCACCCGGCCGGTCCGGTCATCCCCGGGATGCGAGCACCTTGGCCAGTGCCTCGCTCACGTCGGCCGCCCGGGCGGGATCGTCCATGAGCATCTGCTGGCGCACCCACACCACGCTCCGCGCGGCCGCCTCGGCCACCGGGCACGGCTCGACCCGCGCCCCGGCCCCGGTGAGGGCGGCCATCGTGCCGAGCGGCGGGTAGCCGCCGTCGAGTGGCACTCCCTCGGCCGCCATCGCCGCGAGCAGGAACTCCCGCTCGATGGGAGCGTCCACTCGCAGCATCAGCAGGTGCCGCGAGTCGCGGGTGGTCCCCGCGGGCTGCGGCACCACGCTCACCGGGAGGCCACCGAGGTCGAGCGCGGCGGCGAAGGCCTCGCGCCGCGTGATCTCCTCCTCCAGCCGCTCCAGCCACGGCAGTAGCAGCGCCGCCTGGATCTCGGTGAGGCGCAGGTTCCAGCCGACCTCCGGGTGGTCGTACCACGCGCCGCCCGGCCGCCTGCCCAGGTTGCAGGTCGACCAGGTCGCGCCGTACACGGCCTCGTCGCGGCAGACGATCACGCCGCCCTCGCCCGCGGTCATCGCCTTGCTCGCCTGGAAGCTGAACACCCCGGCGTCGCCGAGCCCGCCGACGGGCCTGCCGTGGTAGGTGGCCCCGTGGGCCTGGGCGCAGTCCTCGACGACCTTCAGGCCGTGCCGGGCGGCGACGGCGTTCAGCGGTTCCATGTCCACCGGGCTGCCGGCCAGGTGCACCGGCATGACCGCGGCGGTCCGGCCGGTGACGGCGGCCTCGACCGCCTCCGCCGACAGGTGCAGGTCCACGGGGTCGACGTCGACGATCACCGGGATCGCCCCCGTCAGCAGCACGGAGGTGGCCGAGGCGACGAAGGTGTAAGCCGGGATGATCACCTCGTCGCCCTGACCGACCCCCAGCCCGCGCAGCGCCGCGAACAGGCCGAGCGTCGCGTTGGCGACCGTGACCCCGTGCCCCACGCCGGATCTGCGGGCGAACTCCGACGCCAGGTCAGCGCAGACCGTGCCCTGCGTGGCGCCCCACAGGCCTCGGTCGAGGACCTGGGTGACGTGCTTGCGCTGCCCGTCGGACAGCGGCGGCGGCCAGGCGGGCCAGGGCGCGGTGCGCACGGGCGTGCCGCCGTCGATGGCGAGTTTCATGCGGATGTTCCTCCGATGCGGTGGACGAGACGGGGACCGAGGACGCGGGCGAGGTTGCCGCCCTGGACGAGCGCCCGGTCGGGTTCGGAGAGCGGGGCGAGCGCGACCCGGCCGAAGCCGACGCGCTGGTCGAGGAAGCAGGCGTCGGTGCCGAACACGACCCGGTCGGCGCCCGCGAGGGCGGCGAGGCGGGCGACCCAGCGGCCGGTCATCTTGGATCCGCAGATCTCCAGCAGGACCGACGGATGGTCGGCCACGGCCTCGGCGGCGCGGCGGAAGCCGTACGGCCAGAGCCCGGCGTGCCCCATCAGCAGCGGCACCTCCGGACGGCGGGTGGCGACGGCGGCGAACATCTCCGGGGAGCTCCACGGCGAGTCGGTCTGGCCGTGCGCGAGCACGGGCAGACCGAGGTCCCACACCGGCTCGTACAACGGGTCGTCGAGGCGGCACCGGTGTACGTCGGGGTGGAGCTTGACACCCCAGGCGCCGGGCGCGTCGGCCAGGGGGGTGCGGTGGTGGGGGTTGTAGACCTGCCAGACACCGAATCTGCCGGGGTGGGCGGCGGCGGCCGCGAAGGCGCGGCGGTTGCCCTCGACGGCGTCGGGGCCGACGGCGAGCAGGTCGCTGATGCCCGTGGCGACGATGCCGGCCTCGTCCATGGTGGCGATCAGGCCCTCGGCGGAGGGGTCGGGGATGAGGAAGTCGGGCCAGCTCCCGATGTGGCCGTGCGCGTCGAGGATCACAGCAGGCCCTCCAGCGATCCGGCGGCGATCAGGTCGACGTCGTCCTGGCCCAGGTCGAGGTGGTCGAGCAGGTAGCGGGGCCCGCAGTCGTCGGCGACCGGCGCGCCGGTGCCGAACACCAGCCGGGCCGCGCCGAACCGCTCGGCCAGCCACTCGACGCCGCCCTGGGTGTTGACGG
It encodes:
- a CDS encoding DegT/DnrJ/EryC1/StrS family aminotransferase, which translates into the protein MKLAIDGGTPVRTAPWPAWPPPLSDGQRKHVTQVLDRGLWGATQGTVCADLASEFARRSGVGHGVTVANATLGLFAALRGLGVGQGDEVIIPAYTFVASATSVLLTGAIPVIVDVDPVDLHLSAEAVEAAVTGRTAAVMPVHLAGSPVDMEPLNAVAARHGLKVVEDCAQAHGATYHGRPVGGLGDAGVFSFQASKAMTAGEGGVIVCRDEAVYGATWSTCNLGRRPGGAWYDHPEVGWNLRLTEIQAALLLPWLERLEEEITRREAFAAALDLGGLPVSVVPQPAGTTRDSRHLLMLRVDAPIEREFLLAAMAAEGVPLDGGYPPLGTMAALTGAGARVEPCPVAEAAARSVVWVRQQMLMDDPARAADVSEALAKVLASRG
- a CDS encoding amidohydrolase family protein; the protein is MILDAHGHIGSWPDFLIPDPSAEGLIATMDEAGIVATGISDLLAVGPDAVEGNRRAFAAAAAHPGRFGVWQVYNPHHRTPLADAPGAWGVKLHPDVHRCRLDDPLYEPVWDLGLPVLAHGQTDSPWSSPEMFAAVATRRPEVPLLMGHAGLWPYGFRRAAEAVADHPSVLLEICGSKMTGRWVARLAALAGADRVVFGTDACFLDQRVGFGRVALAPLSEPDRALVQGGNLARVLGPRLVHRIGGTSA